One region of Halomonas huangheensis genomic DNA includes:
- a CDS encoding glutamine--tRNA ligase/YqeY domain fusion protein, which produces MTTESTSAPNFIRNQIREEIEAGRSQKIVTRFPPEPNGFLHIGHAKSICLNFGLAQQFGGDCHLRFDDTNPAKEEQAYIDAIKEDVHWLGFEWAGEVRHASDYFDQLYAWAQHLIREGKAYVDDLSPDEMREYRGTLTEPGRPSPWRERSVEENLDLLERMRVGEFAEGEKVLRAKIDMASPNINMRDPILYRIRHATHHQTGDKWKIYPSYDFTHGQSDAIEGISHSVCTLEFEDHRPLYEWFLNNLPVPTKPRQIEFARLNLNYTLTSKRKLKLLVDQGIVDGWDDPRMPTISGMRRRGYTAASIRRFCEMIGVTRADGGLVDIAMLTHAIRSDLEENAPRAMCVINPLKVVLTNVAEDHEEVYEVPGHPGREDMPVRKVPFNRELWIDRDDFMEEPPKKFFRLAPGKEVRLRNSYVIRCDEVVKDAEGEIVELHCSVDFDTLGKNPEGRKVKGVIHWVSAIHGVPVEVRLYDNLFMVEQPDKDKDTDFLEHLNPESLVTVQAMAEPSLAGAGPEDRYQFERVGYFCADRHASRPGQLVFNRTVGLKDSWAKIQKKG; this is translated from the coding sequence ATGACCACCGAGAGCACTAGCGCGCCGAATTTCATTCGCAACCAGATTCGCGAGGAAATCGAGGCCGGACGGTCGCAAAAGATCGTGACGCGATTCCCTCCCGAGCCCAACGGTTTTCTACACATCGGGCATGCCAAGTCGATCTGTCTCAACTTCGGGCTCGCGCAACAATTCGGTGGTGACTGTCATCTGCGTTTTGACGATACCAACCCGGCGAAGGAAGAGCAGGCTTACATCGATGCGATCAAGGAAGATGTGCACTGGCTGGGGTTTGAGTGGGCTGGTGAGGTACGCCATGCCTCTGATTACTTCGACCAGCTCTACGCCTGGGCACAGCACCTGATCCGTGAGGGCAAGGCTTATGTCGATGATCTGTCGCCCGATGAAATGCGTGAGTATCGCGGCACCCTGACCGAACCAGGACGACCAAGCCCGTGGCGGGAGCGCAGTGTCGAGGAGAACCTCGATCTGCTTGAGCGCATGCGTGTCGGTGAGTTTGCTGAAGGTGAGAAGGTGCTGCGGGCGAAGATCGATATGGCGTCGCCGAACATCAATATGCGTGACCCGATCCTCTATCGTATTCGCCATGCGACCCATCATCAGACCGGCGACAAGTGGAAGATCTACCCGTCCTACGACTTCACCCATGGTCAGTCGGATGCTATCGAAGGCATCTCACACTCGGTCTGCACCCTGGAGTTCGAGGATCATCGCCCGTTGTATGAGTGGTTCCTGAACAACTTGCCGGTGCCGACCAAGCCGCGTCAGATCGAGTTCGCGCGTCTTAACCTCAACTACACGCTGACCTCCAAGCGCAAGCTCAAGCTATTGGTGGATCAAGGGATCGTGGATGGTTGGGATGATCCGCGCATGCCGACCATTTCCGGGATGCGTCGCCGTGGCTACACCGCGGCCTCGATTCGTCGCTTCTGCGAGATGATCGGTGTGACTCGCGCCGACGGTGGTCTGGTCGATATTGCCATGCTGACTCATGCCATTCGCTCTGACCTCGAGGAAAATGCACCGCGCGCCATGTGTGTGATCAACCCACTCAAGGTGGTGTTGACCAATGTCGCCGAGGATCACGAAGAGGTTTACGAGGTGCCGGGCCATCCCGGGCGTGAAGATATGCCGGTCCGCAAGGTGCCGTTCAATCGTGAGTTGTGGATCGATCGCGATGATTTCATGGAAGAGCCGCCGAAGAAGTTCTTCCGTCTTGCCCCCGGCAAGGAAGTACGCCTGCGCAACAGCTATGTGATTCGCTGTGATGAGGTGGTCAAGGATGCTGAGGGTGAGATCGTCGAACTGCATTGCAGCGTGGATTTCGACACCCTCGGAAAGAACCCGGAAGGTCGCAAGGTCAAGGGTGTCATTCACTGGGTCAGCGCCATCCATGGCGTGCCGGTTGAGGTTCGCCTGTATGACAACCTGTTCATGGTCGAGCAACCGGACAAGGACAAGGATACCGACTTCCTCGAGCACCTGAATCCCGAGTCACTGGTAACGGTACAGGCAATGGCCGAGCCGAGTCTCGCCGGCGCAGGGCCGGAAGATCGTTACCAATTCGAGCGCGTGGGCTACTTCTGCGCCGATCGTCACGCGAGTCGTCCTGGACAGTTGGTGTTCAACCGCACCGTGGGGCTCAAGGACAGTTGGGCAAAGATCCAGAAGAAGGGCTGA
- the hupB gene encoding nucleoid-associated protein HU-beta, which produces MNKSELIDAIAASADIPKAAASRALDAMVQSVTDSLKSGDSVSLVGFGTFSVKERAARTGRNPQTGKPIEIKAAKVPSFKAGKALKDSVN; this is translated from the coding sequence GTGAACAAGTCCGAGCTGATCGATGCCATTGCCGCGTCTGCCGATATTCCGAAAGCCGCCGCTTCTCGTGCACTGGACGCTATGGTTCAGTCTGTCACTGACAGCTTGAAGAGTGGTGACAGCGTTTCTCTGGTCGGTTTCGGTACCTTCTCTGTCAAGGAGCGTGCCGCGCGTACCGGCCGTAACCCGCAGACTGGTAAGCCGATTGAAATCAAGGCTGCCAAGGTGCCCAGCTTCAAGGCCGGTAAGGCCCTGAAGGATTCCGTCAACTAA
- a CDS encoding CobW family GTP-binding protein has product MQPIPCHIVSGFLGSGKTTLIRHLIRHKPHDERWAVLVNEFGEAGIDQAMLPESDDLVVRTLPGGCLCCQLAVTLKATLVQLIRRHRPERLLIEPSGLGHPAGLVEVLQDEDLAPVIDLRPMIAMLDPRKLDDARYTGHQTFRDQLAMADAVVISKPDLATAAQIDKAEQWVATRWPPLQWVEKVCQGELSIGRLLASSSRVREAHARASDHPLPSDGGNDQVTLELDMAVTPGEGEVAVQQRSALGYRTLSLRWHPRQCFVLGQLLARLEELPGEYRIKAVIHAGEGWRIVNNADDSLHCDTTAWRRDSRLEIIWPEHSTLDTEELVVKCQACRVEND; this is encoded by the coding sequence GTGCAGCCGATTCCATGTCATATCGTCAGCGGGTTTCTAGGCAGCGGCAAGACGACCCTGATTCGCCATCTGATTCGTCACAAGCCTCATGATGAGCGGTGGGCGGTACTGGTCAATGAGTTTGGCGAGGCAGGCATCGACCAGGCCATGCTGCCGGAGTCGGACGACCTGGTAGTGCGCACGCTGCCGGGGGGCTGCCTATGTTGCCAGCTTGCCGTGACACTCAAGGCGACCCTGGTGCAACTGATCCGTCGGCACCGACCTGAGCGGTTGTTGATCGAGCCTTCCGGGTTAGGCCATCCAGCAGGGTTGGTTGAGGTGTTACAGGATGAAGACCTGGCGCCGGTGATCGATTTACGCCCTATGATTGCAATGTTGGATCCCCGAAAACTGGATGATGCACGTTATACCGGGCACCAGACCTTTCGTGACCAACTGGCCATGGCCGATGCTGTAGTGATCAGCAAGCCGGACCTGGCGACAGCGGCACAGATAGACAAGGCTGAGCAATGGGTAGCGACGCGCTGGCCACCTCTGCAGTGGGTGGAGAAGGTCTGTCAGGGAGAGCTATCGATTGGCCGCCTACTGGCGTCTTCCTCACGTGTCCGCGAAGCGCATGCGCGTGCCAGCGATCATCCGTTGCCGAGCGATGGCGGCAATGATCAAGTGACGCTTGAGCTGGATATGGCGGTAACGCCGGGGGAGGGAGAAGTCGCGGTTCAGCAACGTAGCGCGTTGGGATACCGCACTCTCAGTCTGCGCTGGCACCCACGACAGTGCTTTGTACTTGGGCAGCTGTTGGCAAGGCTCGAAGAGCTGCCGGGGGAGTACCGCATCAAGGCGGTGATTCATGCCGGCGAAGGTTGGCGGATCGTCAATAATGCAGACGACAGCTTGCATTGCGATACCACCGCGTGGCGCAGAGACTCACGACTGGAGATTATCTGGCCAGAGCACTCCACGCTGGATACCGAGGAACTGGTCGTGAAGTGCCAGGCATGTCGAGTAGAAAACGATTAA
- a CDS encoding peptidylprolyl isomerase — MIILQTNFGDISIELNHEEAPQTAANFEQYVREGFYDGTLFHRVISGFMVQGGGFDTNFEQKPTRAPIENEADNGLKNTVGTLAMARTQDPNSATAQFFINVADNDFLNHTGKNMQGWGYCVFGRVVDGMDVVERIKQVPTTRRGMHADVPADDVIIERAWVKEDA, encoded by the coding sequence ATGATCATTCTGCAAACCAATTTTGGTGATATCAGCATTGAGCTCAACCATGAAGAAGCACCGCAGACAGCGGCCAATTTCGAGCAGTACGTTCGTGAGGGCTTCTATGATGGCACCCTCTTTCACCGCGTAATCAGTGGCTTCATGGTCCAGGGCGGCGGCTTCGACACCAACTTCGAGCAGAAGCCAACCCGTGCTCCGATCGAGAACGAAGCTGACAACGGCCTGAAGAACACCGTCGGCACCCTCGCCATGGCCCGTACTCAGGACCCGAACTCCGCTACCGCGCAGTTCTTCATCAACGTCGCCGACAACGACTTTCTCAACCACACCGGCAAGAACATGCAGGGTTGGGGCTATTGTGTCTTCGGTCGCGTCGTGGATGGTATGGACGTCGTCGAGCGTATCAAGCAAGTTCCCACGACTCGCCGCGGCATGCATGCCGACGTCCCTGCCGACGATGTGATCATCGAGCGTGCATGGGTCAAGGAAGACGCCTGA
- a CDS encoding UDP-2,3-diacylglucosamine diphosphatase yields the protein MTTLLISDLHLHPAAPEITEGFLAWLERNTQTPVTLYILGDFFDAWIGDDLMALGDQDPTGHAALANMVASRLRGASERGCRIYLMHGNRDFLLGEQFAAAAGAELLPESCVIELAGQPVLLMHGDSLCTRDEAYMAFRAQARNPEWQAGVLALPIPERLALAQRMREQSGEANSNKAEDIMDVTPDEVIRVMQDHQVTTLIHGHTHRPAVHELSLADDQGKRVVLGDWSREHGWEIRADANQFELRKFSFTELSD from the coding sequence ATGACCACGCTGCTGATTTCCGACCTGCATCTGCACCCGGCCGCCCCCGAGATCACCGAAGGCTTTCTCGCCTGGCTGGAGCGCAACACTCAGACTCCGGTAACACTGTACATCCTTGGTGACTTCTTCGATGCCTGGATTGGTGATGACCTGATGGCATTGGGCGACCAGGACCCTACCGGGCATGCTGCTCTCGCCAATATGGTGGCGTCCCGCTTGCGAGGCGCCAGCGAGCGTGGTTGCCGAATTTACCTGATGCATGGCAACCGTGATTTCCTGCTCGGCGAACAGTTCGCCGCTGCCGCCGGTGCAGAACTGCTACCGGAATCCTGTGTCATTGAACTGGCTGGGCAACCGGTGCTCTTGATGCATGGCGATAGTCTATGCACCCGCGATGAAGCCTACATGGCATTTCGCGCCCAGGCGCGCAATCCTGAATGGCAAGCCGGAGTGCTGGCCCTGCCTATCCCAGAGCGACTGGCGCTTGCCCAGCGCATGCGAGAGCAATCCGGCGAGGCCAACAGCAACAAGGCCGAGGACATCATGGATGTCACCCCAGACGAGGTGATACGTGTGATGCAGGACCATCAGGTGACCACTTTGATCCATGGCCACACCCATCGTCCGGCAGTCCACGAGCTGTCGTTGGCCGATGACCAGGGCAAGCGCGTAGTGCTCGGCGACTGGTCCCGAGAACATGGTTGGGAAATCCGTGCCGATGCCAACCAGTTCGAGCTCAGAAAATTTTCCTTCACCGAGTTGAGCGACTAA
- a CDS encoding SurA N-terminal domain-containing protein, with protein sequence MLQSIRERSQSWIAKVIVGAVIVALALFGVESLIGLFTNSGDDAAKVNGQSISRQQVERSVQRAIRSGQVPPEQERALRGQVLDQMIVQQLMTSYAEDGGLALSEGQSDQLIVNLPQFHNDEGKFDSDLYKQRLQQMGYTPLSFREQLRLDVLHQQVQQGLAASDFTLEGEQQRMLALQSQSRTFRYHTLTADDLQAPVEVSESEESAYYAEHQQEFQRPEQVQLNYVVLDRAELVDSVEVSEDELRTAWEQQQAEAPRTVSHVMVAFGGDRSHEQAMAVMDEVKQRLADGDSFADLAKEYSDDSGTADNGGDLGELVRGALGEQAFDDAAFALGEGEVSDVVETDSALHLIKVTSIESQPFDEVRDQLRQQVAASQVDGAFNDKAQRLIDESYAADDLASVAEDLGLELQQSDWVSRDGQEGVLAEPGVMDAAFGSEVLDDGYNSEVIDLDDDRRLVLRVADHREATTLPLEQVKEQVQASVRSDKTRKALLALAEERIEQLKADSAPEMDWQRADKAMRQRSNLSAAVLNTAFRLPHPETDSVVYGRAVDGDEVTLVALENVGQGEVTEQMKEQFSNIGLDVRRRSAVQGWVEYLQDTGDIERLQ encoded by the coding sequence ATGCTGCAGAGTATTCGCGAGCGGTCCCAGAGCTGGATCGCCAAGGTAATTGTTGGAGCCGTGATCGTGGCGCTGGCGCTGTTCGGCGTCGAGTCCCTGATCGGCCTGTTTACAAACTCCGGCGACGATGCGGCCAAGGTCAATGGACAGTCGATCAGCCGCCAGCAGGTCGAGCGTTCAGTGCAGCGGGCGATCCGCAGTGGCCAGGTTCCGCCAGAGCAGGAGCGCGCCTTGCGTGGTCAGGTTCTGGACCAGATGATCGTCCAACAGCTGATGACCAGCTATGCCGAGGACGGTGGCCTGGCGCTATCAGAAGGTCAGTCGGATCAATTGATCGTCAATTTGCCTCAGTTCCACAATGATGAAGGTAAATTCGACAGCGATCTGTATAAGCAGCGCCTGCAGCAGATGGGCTATACGCCGCTGTCATTCCGTGAGCAACTACGTCTGGATGTTCTCCATCAGCAAGTCCAGCAGGGACTGGCCGCCAGTGATTTCACGCTGGAAGGCGAGCAGCAGCGTATGCTGGCGTTGCAGAGCCAGTCGCGTACCTTTCGCTATCACACGCTGACGGCGGATGACCTTCAGGCGCCAGTGGAAGTCAGTGAGTCGGAGGAGTCTGCCTACTACGCGGAGCACCAACAGGAGTTTCAGCGTCCGGAGCAGGTCCAGCTCAACTACGTGGTATTGGATCGCGCTGAACTGGTGGACTCCGTGGAAGTGAGCGAGGATGAGCTGCGTACCGCCTGGGAGCAGCAGCAGGCAGAGGCTCCGCGGACAGTGTCACATGTCATGGTGGCCTTCGGTGGGGATCGCAGTCACGAACAGGCCATGGCTGTCATGGATGAGGTGAAGCAGCGCCTTGCCGATGGTGACAGCTTCGCCGACCTCGCGAAGGAATATTCCGATGATAGTGGTACCGCTGACAACGGTGGTGACCTTGGTGAACTGGTTCGTGGTGCTCTCGGAGAACAGGCATTCGACGATGCGGCCTTTGCTCTCGGTGAGGGTGAGGTTTCCGACGTAGTCGAGACCGATAGTGCACTGCACTTGATCAAGGTGACTTCCATCGAGAGTCAGCCGTTTGACGAAGTGCGTGATCAGCTGCGTCAGCAGGTCGCGGCTAGCCAGGTAGACGGCGCATTCAACGACAAGGCGCAGCGGCTGATCGACGAGAGCTATGCCGCGGACGATCTCGCCAGCGTTGCTGAAGATCTGGGGCTTGAGTTGCAGCAGAGTGATTGGGTCAGTCGTGATGGCCAGGAAGGCGTGCTCGCTGAGCCGGGCGTGATGGATGCTGCCTTCGGCTCTGAAGTGCTCGACGATGGCTATAACAGCGAGGTCATTGACCTTGATGATGACCGTCGACTGGTGTTGCGTGTCGCTGATCATCGTGAAGCCACAACCTTGCCGCTGGAACAGGTCAAGGAACAGGTTCAGGCATCGGTGCGCAGCGACAAGACTCGCAAGGCGCTGTTGGCATTGGCCGAAGAGCGCATTGAACAGCTCAAGGCCGACTCAGCCCCTGAGATGGACTGGCAGCGCGCCGACAAGGCTATGCGCCAACGATCCAATCTATCTGCAGCGGTACTGAACACAGCGTTCCGCCTGCCGCATCCTGAAACCGATTCCGTGGTTTATGGCCGTGCGGTAGATGGTGACGAGGTGACCCTGGTCGCACTTGAGAACGTTGGGCAGGGCGAGGTGACGGAGCAGATGAAGGAGCAATTCTCCAACATCGGCCTGGATGTTCGTCGTCGCAGCGCAGTGCAAGGCTGGGTTGAGTATCTGCAGGACACCGGTGATATCGAGCGACTGCAGTAG